The genome window CCCTAGTAATTCATCTTTTTTTATTTCACGTCCATATATTATTTTAAACACTTCATCGGTCGCCTCTTCTACGGGGCCGTCAAATACTACCTCACCTGCACGAAGACCAATAATTCGTGTCGCATATTGCCGAGCAAGGTCAATGAAGTGCAAATTGACGATGGTTGTAATACCATCTTCTACATTAATTCGTTTCAAATCATCCATAACTTGTTTAGTAGTTAAAGGATCAAGAGAAGCTACTGGCTCGTCTGCTAAGATGATTTCTGCTTCTTGTGCTAATGCGCGTGCAATTGAAACACGCTGCTGCTGGCCTCCAGAGAGTTCATCTGCACGCGAATATACCTTTTCCAATATATTGACTCGATCTAATGCCAGAAGACAAAGATCTATATCCTGTTTCGGGAAAAAGCCTAGAATAGTTCTTAAGGTACCGTGATAACCAACCCGGCCGGATAGTACATTGCGAAGAACAGTTGAACGCTTGATAAGATTAAAATTTTGAAAAATCATTCCGATATTTCTACGTATTTTTCTTAATTCAGAACCCTTCGCTGCGGTAATAGATTGACCATTAATGACAATATTTCCTGCGCTTATTTCATGAAGCCGGTTAATGGAGCGGAGGAAAGTAGATTTTCCTGCGCCAGAAAGACCAACAATGACAACAAATTCTCCTTTGTTAATCGTAATATTAATGTCATTTAATCCTTTAGTTCCATTTGGATAAATTTTAGTTACTTTTTTAAACTCTATCAATTTTTTACCAACTTTCTAATAAAAATTGAAAAAGAAATCAGATTTATATAGAGAGACTTCTTTTTTCTAGTAAAAGTCGGAATAAAGATATAATAATCCGACACTTACTAGAAAAAAGTCAACCATTTAAAATTTAAATGGTTGGCAAAAAATATTATTCTGCTACTTTTTCGTTATATTCACGGACGATATCAAATTTACTATCATCTGATACGACATATCCTTCATGTGTATAGATATCTCGAATGATTTGATGTCCTTCCTCACTTTTTCCTATTGCAATGAAAGCTTCTTGAAGTTTCTTTCTCCATTTATCACTCATATCAGAGCGAACAGAGATTGTGTCATTTGGAATATCTTCTGTATACTCAAGTACTTTTGTATCTTCAAAAACAGTTGGGTAATCTGCTTTCACAATATTACGAGCATCTTGGAAGATGACAGCCGCATCAACATCACCATTTAATAGAGCAATAACGGCTTGGTCATGTCCTTTGACCGTAACTGTTTCAACATCTCCAGGAACATTAATATCATTTTCCATTAGTTTACCAACAGGCCAAACATAACCAGCAGATGAGGTAACATCTTGCGTTGCGATTTTTTTCCCTTTTAAATCAGCTACTGTTTTAATATCAGAATCTGCCTTCACAATAAAAAGGCTTTTATAAAAATCTACTAATTCATCATTTTCACTGCCATCGTCGTTAATTCCAAAGCGTTGTGCTTGCAGAATAACATCAGCAGAACCTTTATCATGGGCAAGGACATATGCTGTAGGAGGTAAAAAACCAACATCAATTTTCTGTGAATCCATTGCTTCGATAATCGTGTTATAGTTAGTAGAAACACTCACTTTAACAGGTATCCCTAGCTCTTTAGATAGTAAACCTTCCAACGGTTTAGCTTTTGCTTCTAAAGTATCTGCATTAGAAGATGGCACGAATTGTACTGTTAATTCCTTTGGGTCATATCCATCTGTATTGCTTGTAGTTTTTTCTTCCGATCCACAAGCTGATAGTATCCCTGCAGTTAAAGCAAGGGAAAGTCCGAGCGTAGCAAATTTTTTTAACATTTTTAGACCTCCGAAGTTATTAATGTGTTACTTGTAAAAATATATAATAGATTTGTCATAATTAAAGTGGGAATAATGTTAAGAATTGCAAATTTATTGTAAAGAAGTACTAAAAAACTTTTAATAGGTTTAAGAAAAAGAGAGTTAGAGGAGAAAGAAAAGAAATTATAGGTAGTTAAGGTAGAATGAACTTGTTATAATGAACTTGCTTAATGGAGGAATAAAACGCAGCTTCGATTATACTACTTTATTCGTAAAAATTGGAAATTTAGATACTGGAGATGAAATCTTGAATACAGAAGTAACTATATTATTAACAAGTGATGTACATGGAAATGTTTTTCCATTGAATTATGGGAATAATGCCCCTGCAGATGTTGGTCTTGGTAAAATTGCTTCTATAATAAGGAATGAAAGAGCAAAGAATGTACATACCATTGTAATTGATAATGGTGATTTAATACAGGGCACGCCGTTAACCTACCATTATGCGAATTTTTTAGCAGATAAAAAAAATCCAATGATAACGATATTAAATGAATTAAAGTATGATGCAGCTGTTATTGGAAATCATGAATTTAATTATGGCTTAGATATTTTAAAATCCGCAGTAAAGGAATCAAATTTCCCTTGGTTGTCTGCAAATATTGTCGATGTAAAAACGAAAACACCATTTTTAGGAATTCCTTATGTAATAAAGAGAATAAATGGTTTTAAGATTGCTATTCTAGGTATAACAACCCATTACATTCCCAATTGGGAAAATCCTCAGAATATCAGAGGACTGCAATTTAATGATGCATATGACAGTGCAAAAGAATGGGTAGAGCTGATTAAGAAGGAAGAGCAGCCAGATGTTCTTGTTATCTCTTATCATGGAGGATTTGAAAGGGATCCTGAAACTGGTGAGCCATCCGAAGTATTGACTAGAGAGAATCAAGGATATACCATTTGTAAACAAATTGACGGGGTAGATGTACTTTTAACAGGGCATCAACATAGAGAATTAACCGGTAATATCAATGGAACAGAAATTATTCAACCAAGCAATAATGGAAAGTATGTAGGAAAAATAACATTATTACTAGATGATAAAGGCGAAGTAATCGAGAAAAGCTCTGAACTATTATCT of Niallia circulans contains these proteins:
- the phnC gene encoding phosphonate ABC transporter ATP-binding protein, whose protein sequence is MIEFKKVTKIYPNGTKGLNDINITINKGEFVVIVGLSGAGKSTFLRSINRLHEISAGNIVINGQSITAAKGSELRKIRRNIGMIFQNFNLIKRSTVLRNVLSGRVGYHGTLRTILGFFPKQDIDLCLLALDRVNILEKVYSRADELSGGQQQRVSIARALAQEAEIILADEPVASLDPLTTKQVMDDLKRINVEDGITTIVNLHFIDLARQYATRIIGLRAGEVVFDGPVEEATDEVFKIIYGREIKKDELLGESI
- a CDS encoding phosphate/phosphite/phosphonate ABC transporter substrate-binding protein, which gives rise to MLKKFATLGLSLALTAGILSACGSEEKTTSNTDGYDPKELTVQFVPSSNADTLEAKAKPLEGLLSKELGIPVKVSVSTNYNTIIEAMDSQKIDVGFLPPTAYVLAHDKGSADVILQAQRFGINDDGSENDELVDFYKSLFIVKADSDIKTVADLKGKKIATQDVTSSAGYVWPVGKLMENDINVPGDVETVTVKGHDQAVIALLNGDVDAAVIFQDARNIVKADYPTVFEDTKVLEYTEDIPNDTISVRSDMSDKWRKKLQEAFIAIGKSEEGHQIIRDIYTHEGYVVSDDSKFDIVREYNEKVAE
- a CDS encoding bifunctional metallophosphatase/5'-nucleotidase, with the translated sequence MNTEVTILLTSDVHGNVFPLNYGNNAPADVGLGKIASIIRNERAKNVHTIVIDNGDLIQGTPLTYHYANFLADKKNPMITILNELKYDAAVIGNHEFNYGLDILKSAVKESNFPWLSANIVDVKTKTPFLGIPYVIKRINGFKIAILGITTHYIPNWENPQNIRGLQFNDAYDSAKEWVELIKKEEQPDVLVISYHGGFERDPETGEPSEVLTRENQGYTICKQIDGVDVLLTGHQHRELTGNINGTEIIQPSNNGKYVGKITLLLDDKGEVIEKSSELLSVAEVEADEDILLLVKENEEWTQEWLDTPIGYIDGEMLVTDPMQIRLKDSALIEFINKVQMDAAQVKISNTALFNNESPGFKPNVTMRDIVSNYIYPNTFKVLALTGKDIRRALEQSAKYFALNDEGEPIVNPSFVYPKPQHYNYDMWEGIEYTLDLTKPIGQRVVQLDFEGAPIDEEGVYEVVMNNYRAGGGGDFFMFKNKPVIREIQFDASELIANYIMERKVVPATCNHNWKVIW